AATCTTTCATAGCGTCCGCCGTTTCCTGTTTGCCCCTTTATTTTATTTTCAAGCGTGCAGGGCCAGCAACTGGTCCCAACCCATTTCCATGGGAGCCGATGTCTCCACGAACGTCCGCGCGATCCTGCGGATGCACTCCGAGGCTTTGCAGGAGGGGAACTGTTCGGTGAACAGCCTTTGTTCCCTCACCGACCGCAAAACCATCTCGTCGCTCATGATATACCCCATCAGGTCTATCTGGATGTTCAGGTTGAACCTGTCGGCCACCTGCTCCAGCCGGTTGTGGACGATGTCCGCGTCGCGCCGCCCGGCCACGCTGTTCACCACCAGGCGGAACTTGCGCTGGTCGTAATCGCGGGAGAGCACTTTCATCAGGGCGTAAGCGTCGGCGAAAGCCGTGGGCTCTGTGTTGGTTATAACCGCCACTTCCTTGGCGGAGGAGCAGAAGTACATAACGTTGTGGGATATGCCAGCGCCGATGTCGAACAGGATGTAATCGAACTGGCTTGAAAGCGCCTCCAGCTCGGTTTTCAGTGTTAGCATCTCCTCGCCGTTAAGTTCGGAATATTTCCTGTGACCAGAACCCGCCGGTAACACCGCCATGCCTCCCGGGCCGCGCATAAGCGCCTCTTCCATGGTTCTCTCGCCGGAAATGACGTGTTGCAGGTTATACCTGGGGGCCAGCCCCAGCAGGATGTGCACATTGCCCAACCCC
This DNA window, taken from Nitrospinota bacterium, encodes the following:
- a CDS encoding MinD/ParA family protein gives rise to the protein MDQAAGLRRFVKSGGAANTAPAIGLGRLRGLAVASGKGGVGKTNFVANLAYTLGVMGKRTLVFDADMGLGNVHILLGLAPRYNLQHVISGERTMEEALMRGPGGMAVLPAGSGHRKYSELNGEEMLTLKTELEALSSQFDYILFDIGAGISHNVMYFCSSAKEVAVITNTEPTAFADAYALMKVLSRDYDQRKFRLVVNSVAGRRDADIVHNRLEQVADRFNLNIQIDLMGYIMSDEMVLRSVREQRLFTEQFPSCKASECIRRIARTFVETSAPMEMGWDQLLALHA